The following is a genomic window from Hyphomicrobiales bacterium.
ACTTCTGAAAGATCGCGTCTCGACGTTCAATTCCACTTTGGTGGAGCGCTATCTCGCGGCAGGTCTGGTGATCGTCGGCAAGTCCGCCACGTCGGAATTCGCGCTTCTCGGCACCATCGAAAACGACCTGTTCGGTGTCACGCGCAACCCTTGGGATCTCACGCGCAGCACCGGTGGTTCGTCAGGCGGATCAGCGGCGGCCGTCGCGGCCCGCATGGTGCCCGCGGCCCATGCCAGTGATGGTGGCGGATCGATCCGCGTACCTTCCGCCATGTGCGGCTGCGTTGGGCTGAAGCCGACCAGAGGCCGCAATCCCATGGGACCCATCGTCACCGAAGGGTGGGCGGGTCTGTCGGCGGCTCATGTCATCTGCCGCAGCTTGCGCGACACGGCGGCGTTTCTGGACGCCACCCACGGCCCGGCGGCTGGCGATCCCTATGCCGCGCCGCCGCCGGCTCGCCCCTATTTTCGGGAAGTGGGTGCACCCGTTGAGCGCATGAGCATCGGCGTAATGATGGCGCCGGTCGACATCGAGACAGCGCCGGCAACCGTCGAGGCAGCGACCAGCGCCGGGTTGCTCTGCGAGAGCCTCGGACATCACGTCGAACCGGTCACGCTTCCTTTCGAGGCCAGGGCGATCCGCAAGATCCTGCGGGTTATCATGGCAGCCCAGTTGCACGCGACTTTGCGCCAGCTTGGCGCGGCGCGCGGACGCCCGGTGGAGCGGGCCGATATCGAGAAGCACACATGGCTTCTGGCGCAGGTGGGCGCGGGCATGGCGGCCGATGCCTATGTCGATGCCTTGCGGGATATCCAGGGGGTGTGCCGGCGATTCGGGCCATACTTCGAGAAGTACGACGTCGTCATCACGCCGACAGTGGGGCAGCCCCCCCGCCCCCTGGGCTTTGTCGGCCAGGACGGTGACAGCGTCGATGACATGCACGAACGCCTCTTGCATGCTCACCCATTCACGCAGGTCTATAACATGACCGGCCAACCCGCGATCTCTTTGCCGCTGCATTGGACGGCAGAAGGACTGCCTGTGGGCGTGCAGTTTGCCTCAGCTCTCGGGCAAGAGGGTAAGCTGATCAGGCTTGCAGCACAGCTGGAGGCAGCCAGCCCTTGGGATAGTCGCAAGCCGAAGCTTCCCTGACCCGTCGGATGCGCTCGTGTCGCTCCTTGAAGCTCTTGATCGTCGGCGACGACCCGTCATCAGCCAGCGATACCTCGTCAAGCAACTGTGGATCTTTACCAAGGGCTAAAGGGAAACGGAAACGGCCGGTGAGGTCCGTGGCGGCCGGGCCGTTCGGTCCAGCGAGATCTAGTCTGAAAGTATAATGAAAATATCCCGACGCTGTTTATGAGGCCGAGTGCGCCGATCTTCAGCGTATTTCACGTAAAGTGCACCATCTCAGGCAAATATTTCTTGTCGGTCGATCAGCTACACTCAGGAGCGACAAACGGATCGGCATTATCCTCAGTCATGTGCTCGCCCGGGTGAATCCCACGTCCGCCGCATTCGATCACGATGGGGTTGTCATGTCCCACTATGGCCGAGAGACGTGCGCCCATAGAGGCGCCGTGAAAATCGACATCTAAGGGCTGGTGTGATCGCTCATCATCCTGTATCTATTATCTCAATAGATATTGAGATGTTGAAATGAACATGAGAGAAAAGCAAGCCATCGATGCGTTTGCAGCCCTGTCACAGGAAACGCGGTTGAGGATCGTGCGCCTGCTGGTCACAGCCGGGCCGGAGGGGTTGCCCGCCGGCGCCATCGGCGAAGCGATGGATGGCGCCTCCTCCTCGCGCATGTCCTTTCATCTCAGCCACCTTGAGCAAGCTGGCCTTGTCGAGTCTCGGCGTGCGGGACGGTCGATCATCTACACCGCGGCCTATCCAGCCCTGTCCGATCTTGTTGAGTTTCTCATGCGCGACTGCTGCCAGGGCCACCCGGAGGTGTGCAATCCGGCGGTCGCAGCGCTGTCCTCGTGCTGTAATCCCGCTAAGGATGCCGCCAATGTCTGATACAATCCAATCCGACCGCGTCTTCAATGTGTTGTTCCTCTGCACTGGCAATTCGGCCCGCTCGATCCTGGCCGAGAGCATTCTGCAAAAAGATGGCGGCGGTCGCTTCCGGGCTTTTTCTGCCGGCAGTCAGCCCAAGGGCACCGTCAATCCCTTCGCCGTGAAGGTATTGCAGGCGCTTGACTATCCGACCGAAGCCTTCCGCTCGAAAAGCTGGGAGGAGTTCGCCCAGCCCGGTGCGCCCGTCATGGATTTCGTGTTCACCGTCTGCGACAGCGCGGCTGGCGAGGCCTGTCCAGTTTGGCCGGGTCAGCCCATGACGGCGCATTGGGGGATCGAAGATCCGGCTGCGGCTGAGGGTACGAACATCGAGAAGGAGGCCGCCTTCGTTGCCGCCTTCCGCTATCTCAAGGCCCGGATTTCAGTGTTCACAGCGCTGCCGATCGCGAGCCTTGACCGCATGATCCTCGGCGCGAAGCTCGTTGAGATTGGCCAGTTGCAGGGCACGACCAAGCCGCGCCCGAGCGCGGCGTGAGGGCGGCAATGGACGTTATCATCTATCATAATCCTGACTGCGGTACCTCGCGCAACACACTGGCGATGATCCGTAATGCCGGTGTCGAGCCACATGTCATCGAATATTTGAAGACGCCGCCATCGCGGGCGTTGCTGGGGCAGCTCATCGAACGCATGGGCATCTCCGCCCGTGCGCTGCTGCGTGAGAAGGGTGCTCCCTACGCAGAGCTGGGCCTCGGCGATCCGGCGCTGACCGAAAGCCAGCTTCTCGATGCCATGATGGCTCATCCGATCCTCATCAACCGGCCGATCGTTGTCAGTCCGAAGGGGGTACGGCTGTGCCGCCCTTCTGAAGAGGTGCTCGATCTGCTGCCGCCCCAAGCAGGCGAGTTCATCAAGGAAGATGGCGAGCGCGTCATAGATGAGCACGGCCGTCGCGTCGCGACGGCGTAAGAAGAGCCCATGTCCACCTTTGAACGCTACCTAACCCTATGGGTCTTTCTGTGCATCGTTGTCGGTGTTGCACTCGGACACATGCTGCCGGGCCTGTTCCACGCGATCGGCGCCGCTGAAATCGCCAAGGTCAATCTGCCGGTCGCACTGCTGATCTGGCTGATGGTCATTCCCATGCTGCTGAAGATCGACTTTGCCGCCCTCGGCGAGGTGGGTCGTCACTGGCGCGGCATCGGCGTGACACTCTTCGTCAATTGGGCTGTGAAGCCTTTCTCGATGGCGCTGCTGGGCTGGCTGTTCATCGGCTGGCTGTTCCGTCCGCTGCTTCCGGCGGACCAGATCGACAGCTATATCGCGGGTCTCATCATCCTCGCC
Proteins encoded in this region:
- a CDS encoding Amidase, encoding MTPAEYQSMDAVGLADLVACGDVSAQELLALCINEIDSKDPTINAISTRLFDRAREQIERGLPGGRLRGVPFLLKDISADYKGTVQASGSRLLKDRVSTFNSTLVERYLAAGLVIVGKSATSEFALLGTIENDLFGVTRNPWDLTRSTGGSSGGSAAAVAARMVPAAHASDGGGSIRVPSAMCGCVGLKPTRGRNPMGPIVTEGWAGLSAAHVICRSLRDTAAFLDATHGPAAGDPYAAPPPARPYFREVGAPVERMSIGVMMAPVDIETAPATVEAATSAGLLCESLGHHVEPVTLPFEARAIRKILRVIMAAQLHATLRQLGAARGRPVERADIEKHTWLLAQVGAGMAADAYVDALRDIQGVCRRFGPYFEKYDVVITPTVGQPPRPLGFVGQDGDSVDDMHERLLHAHPFTQVYNMTGQPAISLPLHWTAEGLPVGVQFASALGQEGKLIRLAAQLEAASPWDSRKPKLP
- a CDS encoding Transcriptional regulator, ArsR family yields the protein MNMREKQAIDAFAALSQETRLRIVRLLVTAGPEGLPAGAIGEAMDGASSSRMSFHLSHLEQAGLVESRRAGRSIIYTAAYPALSDLVEFLMRDCCQGHPEVCNPAVAALSSCCNPAKDAANV
- a CDS encoding Arsenate reductase translates to MSDTIQSDRVFNVLFLCTGNSARSILAESILQKDGGGRFRAFSAGSQPKGTVNPFAVKVLQALDYPTEAFRSKSWEEFAQPGAPVMDFVFTVCDSAAGEACPVWPGQPMTAHWGIEDPAAAEGTNIEKEAAFVAAFRYLKARISVFTALPIASLDRMILGAKLVEIGQLQGTTKPRPSAA
- the arsC gene encoding arsenate reductase → MDVIIYHNPDCGTSRNTLAMIRNAGVEPHVIEYLKTPPSRALLGQLIERMGISARALLREKGAPYAELGLGDPALTESQLLDAMMAHPILINRPIVVSPKGVRLCRPSEEVLDLLPPQAGEFIKEDGERVIDEHGRRVATA